Proteins encoded within one genomic window of Rhinoderma darwinii isolate aRhiDar2 chromosome 5, aRhiDar2.hap1, whole genome shotgun sequence:
- the LOC142651408 gene encoding myelin P2 protein-like, giving the protein MVDQFVGTWKLCDSQGFDEYMQCLGVGFATRKAGAMAKPNIVISKTGDEICLKTESSLKTTEMRFRLGEEFDETTADNRKTRTIITCNDGVLTQVQKWDGKETTIKRELKNGQMVVTCTMGDVKCVRMYDKV; this is encoded by the exons ATGGTGGACCAGTTTGTAGGCACCTGGAAGCTGTGCGACAGCCAGGGCTTCGATGAGTACATGCAGTGTCTAG GTGTTGGCTTTGCCACAAGAAAAGCTGGTGCCATGGCAAAGCCAAATATTGTCATTTCTAAGACGGGTGATGAGATCTGCCTAAAAACGGAGAGCAGCCTGAAAACTACAGAGATGAGGTTCAGACTTGGAGAGGAGTTTGATGAGACCACGGCAGATAACAGGAAGACAAGG ACCATTATAACTTGTAATGATGGAGTACTGACGCAGGTGCAGAAATGGGACGGCAAAGAGACTACTATCAAAAGGGAACTGAAGAATGGACAGATGGTGGTG ACATGCACCATGGGAGATGTGAAGTGTGTCCGTATGTATGACAAGGTGTAA